GCTCGTGTGCCTTCCAGGCAAAGCTGCTGGGCATACGACCACCGGGATAGGTTGTACTGTTTCTCAGTGTTTTATCCGAGGTGTGGCATGTCTGGCAATTGACGCCGTTGTCATAGTGGTGAATTTCCTGACCATGGCACGCCTGGCACTTGGCGGTGTCGATAATGGCACGGCGCATAGCCGCTGGCTGCGAGCTGTCGATACCATTATTGCCCCAAACAAAGCGATAGGGGCTTTCTTTAATGGCAACGGTTCTGACCCCATCAGCACTGCAATCAGTCAGTTGTATATCTTCAACCCCATAACCACCGTTATTGAAACAGGCCTCCAGTGTGGACCAAATCTCAAAGCTCTTTCCGTCCGGCATTGCAGGCAGAGCCGCACTTGGCGTCAGCGTGTAGCTTTTCTCGGTGGCATCGTAGCTGCCTTCGCTCAAGCGAATGCGACGATTGCTGTAGGAGGCTTCATTGTAGGCGGGATAGTCTTTATCTACATCCCAGGCCACGACCATGCGGCTGCTTTGGTTGATAAACGTCTGGTCCATCGGTGCGCCATTTTTGTCCAGCACCTGCACCTTAAAGGTCATTTTGCCTGCATTGGCACTGACATCGAGTACTTTGACGCTCAGCTCGCTTGCCAGAGTGTAGGCCTTCATTACATCGCCGTGGCGTTTGGTAGGGCTGCCGGTGCCATGGTAAGTGTTGTCGGTATTGTGGCATGCCATACAGTCAGTGCTGGCGTGATGGGAGGAGGGCTTTTCCGAGTGGCAGGCCACGCAGGCGGTGTTGCTCTTTTCGGCTTTGAAGAGCGCGGCGTCTGCGGGTGCACCTGTGCCTTCCTGGTGACACACACTGCAGTCGGACGCCGGTTTTCTCGGGAAGTGCACCAAACCATAGTCATGCACACTGCCGCCGAATCCCACAATCTTGTACGGGTCGTCTACCTGATTGCCATCGGCATCAAAGGTATGACGTTCTGCACCACGGTGGATGGCGTGAATAAGGTAGGTGAATTCGACACTGTTGCCCGATTCAGGATCGCCGGAGGTTGCCGTATGGCAAGCAACACAGTTTTCCAGATCCAGCCTGCGTCCACCGTGTAACTCCAGGCTTTCCGGTTGGTGACAGGTATAACAGGCCTTGATGGTGACCACATTTCGGGTTTGAATGCCTTCGGTGTTGCCGCTGGAGGGCTGCCAATCGAAATGACCGTTTGCAACCACCTGAGGCAGCTTCAGCTCCATGGTGATCCTTTGGGTGGCATCCGCATTGTAAACTACCGCCAGTGGTTCTGTGACCTGGGCGATGTTCACCTGAAAACTGTAGCTGTAGCTGCCGTCGCCATGGTCAACCAAGCAGGTATCACAACCGTTGGCGGCTTCCACGCCCGCCTGATATTGGGGGGACGGGTTAAGGCCATCCACACCTTCCGGCACTGTGCCTGGCTGGCGAAGACTGTTGATATAGGCCTGCCACTGATAACCCAGGTCGGCTTCTCTGGC
This portion of the Shewanella amazonensis SB2B genome encodes:
- a CDS encoding OmcA/MtrC family decaheme c-type cytochrome, with amino-acid sequence MNFQRQVYRTTRLALAALISLTLFACGSDGEDGKDGEDGVVGVNIDSTATLKVNFTDARVEDGKVTADFILTNANGVAVLGLTKAHDLRFGIAQLTQVTQTIGTGDEAREADLGYQWQAYINSLRQPGTVPEGVDGLNPSPQYQAGVEAANGCDTCLVDHGDGSYSYSFQVNIAQVTEPLAVVYNADATQRITMELKLPQVVANGHFDWQPSSGNTEGIQTRNVVTIKACYTCHQPESLELHGGRRLDLENCVACHTATSGDPESGNSVEFTYLIHAIHRGAERHTFDADGNQVDDPYKIVGFGGSVHDYGLVHFPRKPASDCSVCHQEGTGAPADAALFKAEKSNTACVACHSEKPSSHHASTDCMACHNTDNTYHGTGSPTKRHGDVMKAYTLASELSVKVLDVSANAGKMTFKVQVLDKNGAPMDQTFINQSSRMVVAWDVDKDYPAYNEASYSNRRIRLSEGSYDATEKSYTLTPSAALPAMPDGKSFEIWSTLEACFNNGGYGVEDIQLTDCSADGVRTVAIKESPYRFVWGNNGIDSSQPAAMRRAIIDTAKCQACHGQEIHHYDNGVNCQTCHTSDKTLRNSTTYPGGRMPSSFAWKAHEREGHYLKYGGLQSGTVLKTDCATCHTEAGNSVTGITLGRAPERVWRYGDTQNNGAEIWVSSDAGSCLSCHQQYLSDAAKSHITANGGILDGMDEADVRNRAKETCSTCHTPTQLMEVHGN